The following proteins are co-located in the Pan troglodytes isolate AG18354 chromosome 5, NHGRI_mPanTro3-v2.0_pri, whole genome shotgun sequence genome:
- the KIAA0408 gene encoding uncharacterized protein KIAA0408 homolog, whose translation MDLHKQWENTETNWHKEKMELLDQFDNERKEWESQWKIMQKKIEELCREVKLRRKINMNERAKIIDLYHEKTIPEKVIESSPNYPDLGQSEFIRTNHKDGLRKENKREQSLVSGGNQMCKEQKATTKSKVGFLDPLATDNQKECEAWPDLRTSEEESKSCSGALSTALEELAKVSEELCSFQEEIRKRSNHRRMKSDSFLQEMPNVTNIPHGDPMINNDQCILPISLEKEKQKNRKNLSCTNVLQSNSTKKCGIDTIDLKRNETPPVPPPRSTSRNFPSSDSEQAYERWKERLDHNSWVPHEGRSKRNYNPHFPLRQQEMSMLYPNEGKTSKDGIIFSSLVPEVKIDSKPPSNEDVGLSMWSCDIGIGAKRSPSTSWFQKTCSTPSNPKYEMVIPDHPAKSHPDLHVSNDCSSSVAESSSPLRNFSCGFERTTRNEKLAAKTDEFNRTVFRTDRNCQAIQQNHSCSKSSEDLKPCDTSSTHTGSISQSNDVSGIWKTNAHMPVPMENVPDNPTKKSTTGLVRQMQGHLSPRSYRNMLHEHDWRPSNLSGRPRSADPRSNYGVVEKLLKTYETATESALQNSKCFQDNCTKCNSDVSGGATLSQHLEMLQMEQQFQQKTAVWGGQEVKQGIDPKKITEESMSVNASHGKGFSRPARPANRRLPSRWASRSPSAPPALRRTTHNYTISLRSEASMV comes from the exons GATCTTTACCATGAGAAGACCATTCCAGAGAAAGTGATAGAATCTTCCCCAAATTACCCCGATTTAGGACAAAGTGAATTTATAAGGACGAATCACAAAGATGgtctgagaaaagaaaataaaagagagcaGAGCTTAGTCAGTGGAGGAAATCAAATGTGTAAGgaacaaaaagcaacaacaaaatcaaaagtaGGGTTTTTGGATCCTTTGGCTACAGACAACCAAAAGGAATGTGAGGCCTGGCCTGACCTGAGGACTTCTGAGGAAGAGAGCAAGAGCTGTTCTGGCGCCCTCAGTACA GCTCTTGAAGAACTTGCGAAGGTGAGTGAAGAATTATGCAGCTTTCAAGAGGAAATTCGAAAGCGGTCTAACCATAGAAG GATGAAGTCAGATTCTTTTCTCCAGGAAATGCCAAATGTAACTAATATACCTCATGGGGACCCCATGATCAACAATGACCAGTGCATTCTTCCAATcagtttagaaaaagaaaaacagaaaaataggaaGAATCTGAGCTGTACCAATGTGCTCCAGAGCAATTCTACGAAAAAATGTGGAATTGATACAAtcgatttaaaaagaaatgaaactccaCCGGTTCCTCCTCCAAGAAGCACCTCTCGAAATTTTCCCAGCTCGGATTCTGAACAAGCCTAtgaaagatggaaggaaaggTTAGACCACAACAGCTGGGTGCCCCATGAGGGTCGAAGTAAAAGGAATTACAACCCTCACTTCCCTTTGAGACAACAAGAGATGTCTATGTTGTATCCAAATGAAGGGAAAACTTCGAAAGATGGTATCATCTTTTCCTCTTTGGTACCAGAAGTCAAAATAGATAGCAAGCCTCCAAGTAATGAAGATGTTGGACTTAGCATGTGGTCATGTGACATTGGGATAGGTGCAAAAAGGAGCCCCTCTACTTCGTGGTTTCAGAAAACCTGCTCTACCCCCAGTAATCCAAAATATGAAATGGTGATCCCAGATCACCCTGCTAAATCTCATCCTGATCTTCATGTAAGTAATGACTGTAGCTCCTCAGTAGCAGAGAGCAGTAGCCCACTTAGAAATTTCAGTTGTGGCTTTGAAAGGACTACAAGGAATGAGAAGCTGGCAGCAAAGACTGATGAATTTAACAGAACTGTATTTAGAACAGATAGAAATTGTCAGGCAATACAGCAAAATCACAGCTGCTCAAAATCATCGGAGGATCTCAAGCCCTGTGATACCTCATCTACTCACACAGGTAGCATATCACAAAGTAACGATGTGTCTGGTATTTGGAAAACCAATGCCCACATGCCTGTGCCCATGGAAAATGTGCCTGATAATCCCACCAAGAAATCCACAACAGGCCTAGTAAGACAAATGCAGGGACACCTGAGTCCTCGCAGTTATCGAAATATGCTCCACGAGCATGACTGGAGACCGAGTAATTTGTCTGGCCGTCCGAGGTCAGCTGATCCCAGGTCAAATTATGGTGTTGTGGAAAAGCTGCTGAAAACCTATGAGACAGCAACAGAGTCTGCATTGCAAAATTCTAAGTGCTTCCAGGATAATTGCACCAAATGTAATTCTGATGTCAGTGGTGGTGCCACATTAAGTCAGCATTTAGAAATGCTCCAAATGGAACAACAGTTTCAGCAAAAGACAGCTGTGTGGGGGGGACAGGAAGTGAAGCAAGGAATAGATCCGAAAAAGATAACAGAG GAATCCATGTCAGTGAACGCCTCACATGGAAAAGGATTTTCCCGACCTGCTAGACCAGCAAATCGTCGTCTTCCCTCCAGATGGGCATCCAGATCTCCATCTGCACCCCCTGCCTTGCGCAGAACTACCCACAACTATACCATTTCTCTGCGATCCGAAGCATCGATGGTTTAA